A segment of the Myxococcales bacterium genome:
AAGACGGCACGCCGAGAAGCGAGGCGCCAGCGCCTCGTGGATGGCCCCCGCGATCTCCTCACCAAGCGCCTCCTGCAAGACGAGCCGCCGGCCGAGCTCGCTGACGATCCGCGCGATGGTGCCGACGCCGACGAGCATGGCTCCCGGTGCGAACACGACGTCGCAAGAGCCGCTGGCCGGCATGAGGTGATGCGGACACGTCACCGCCACCGCGATGTCGCGCACGAAGACGAGGTCGGTGCTGCCCGCGACGGCGCTCGCCGAGAGGAGCGCGACCGCATCGACGCCGTAGCCCGCGCACAGGTCATCGTCGAAGGCCGAAGCGACTCGGGCGCCGGTGCCCGCGAGCTCCGTCGCCGCTGGGTCGAGGCCGAGCGCTCTCAAGAACGCTTCGATGGCGTCGGCGGCGGCCGCGCGATTGACGGGACCGCGGCTTTGGGAAGCAGGCATCGGGACCGAGTATGCCGAAAAAAGCGCCCCCGCGCCCGCATTGTCAGCCGCGCATGCCATCCATCGGGTCGACCATGGCCGTGCGCCACGCGGGAAGGACGCTGAGCGCGACGAACGGACCTACGATGCCGAGCGTGAGGCCGAAGAGCTGGGCCAGGTCGACCTCGGGGACGAGCGCGACGTCGCCAGAGAGCACACCGAAGCCGGCGATGGCGGCCCGAAGCCCCGGCGCGCCCAGCAGAAAGATCCACGCATACGCGAGGGCGATGCCGCCCGCTGTCGCCACGAGGCTCACCAGCAGCGACTCGGCCATCTTCACCGTGATGACGTCGCCGGTGGAGAAGCCG
Coding sequences within it:
- a CDS encoding GTP cyclohydrolase I; translation: MPASQSRGPVNRAAAADAIEAFLRALGLDPAATELAGTGARVASAFDDDLCAGYGVDAVALLSASAVAGSTDLVFVRDIAVAVTCPHHLMPASGSCDVVFAPGAMLVGVGTIARIVSELGRRLVLQEALGEEIAGAIHEALAPRFSACRLRLSHACMIARGERAHGTRVETLAVRGAITGEGAAQLFGAREP